One region of Bacteroides sp. genomic DNA includes:
- a CDS encoding deoxynucleoside kinase: protein MRYNYIAIEGNIGAGKTTLATKIAEQYNGKLILERFEDNPFLAKFYENQEKYAFPLELSFLAERYQQLKRELASQELFTAFTISDYFLNKSLIFARKTLNDDEYQLFITLFNIMNANLPRPDLLVHLFVSTNRLQSNIRKRGRDYEQRIPDEYLEKIQESYLDYLKQQPQLRILLLDINALDFVARPGDFDQIIEAMNQDYPKGMTRIALQ, encoded by the coding sequence ATGCGCTATAACTACATTGCCATTGAAGGAAACATAGGTGCAGGGAAAACCACCCTGGCTACTAAAATTGCCGAGCAATACAATGGCAAACTCATTCTTGAACGGTTTGAAGACAACCCCTTCCTGGCTAAATTTTATGAAAACCAGGAGAAATACGCCTTCCCGCTTGAGCTTTCATTCCTGGCTGAACGCTATCAGCAGCTGAAGCGCGAACTGGCCAGCCAGGAACTTTTTACCGCCTTTACCATCTCCGATTACTTCCTCAACAAGTCGCTGATCTTTGCCCGCAAGACCCTCAACGACGATGAATACCAGCTGTTCATCACCCTGTTCAACATTATGAATGCCAATCTACCACGGCCCGACTTGCTGGTACACCTCTTTGTCTCTACCAATCGTTTGCAAAGCAACATCCGGAAAAGAGGCCGTGATTACGAACAGCGTATTCCCGATGAATACCTCGAAAAGATCCAGGAAAGTTATCTCGATTACCTGAAGCAGCAACCCCAGCTCCGTATTCTGCTGCTCGATATCAATGCCCTCGACTTTGTGGCCAGGCCCGGGGATTTCGACCAGATTATTGAAGCCATGAATCAGGATTATCCCAAAGGGATGACCCGCATTGCGCTGCAATAA
- the folK gene encoding 2-amino-4-hydroxy-6-hydroxymethyldihydropteridine diphosphokinase gives MNKVFLLLGGNLGDVSQTFIQARKQISFGVGPIRKASSLYQSEPWGFEADTMFLNQVLEVETLLEPSELLIELHNIESSLGRRRKKGVMDSRNIDIDILFFNDQVILTTHLEVPHPRLHLRRFTLLPLAEISPEMVHPQMGKTVAQLLESCEDPLVVQKLDAAQDPAG, from the coding sequence ATGAATAAAGTTTTCCTGCTCCTGGGGGGCAATCTGGGCGATGTCAGCCAAACCTTTATTCAGGCTCGAAAGCAGATTAGCTTTGGGGTAGGTCCCATCAGGAAGGCCAGTTCGCTGTACCAAAGCGAGCCCTGGGGCTTCGAAGCCGACACGATGTTCCTTAACCAGGTGCTGGAAGTGGAAACATTGCTCGAGCCCTCCGAACTTTTGATTGAATTACATAATATTGAATCCTCCCTGGGACGCAGAAGGAAAAAGGGAGTAATGGATTCAAGGAATATTGATATTGACATTTTGTTTTTCAACGACCAGGTCATCCTTACCACTCATTTAGAAGTGCCCCATCCACGCCTTCACTTGAGGCGGTTTACGCTTCTTCCCCTGGCAGAGATTTCCCCCGAAATGGTGCACCCCCAGATGGGCAAAACCGTTGCACAATTGCTTGAATCATGCGAGGATCCACTGGTTGTTCAAAAGCTTGATGCCGCCCAAGACCCGGCCGGTTAA
- the sppA gene encoding signal peptide peptidase SppA: protein MKQFFKFMFASMLGFFLTSIILLFVFIGMLSSLASFSKKEAVLLTPNSVLHLNLTNEIVDRGGGNPFESFDPMSFQPRPATGLNDLIKNLKKAKNDPNIDGIFLDLTLLQTGWSTIDEIRQSLLDFKESGKFIVAYGETYTQNAYYLGSVADKVYLHPEGAIDFRGMNSELVFFKNMLEKLGIEPQVIRHGKYKSATEPFFLEKMSPENREQVLAYVSSIWNNVLKGISDSRGLTVNHLNDVADAFNTRNAELALENQMIDGIMHRDEVLEELRERLDKEKASDIEFVEWAKYMNVPENKDTRQPRSADKIAVVYGMGNIISGEGTERSMGSERIAEAIREARLDESVKAIVFRINSPGGSALASDVILREVKLASEVKPVIASMGDVAASGGYYVACGADMIVASPNTITGSIGVFGLIPNMQNFFNNKLGITFDNVKTNDYADLMTISRPLTLNERAMIQEGVEQVYTTFIGHVAEGRGIPVAQVDSIGQGRVWSGAEAVQIGLVDELGGLNYAIEKAAEKAGLENYRLVEYPSRKDFFTQIMEDLGQMQEVFVKRKLGEAYQYYKQVDQVNEMTGILTRMPYDVVIR, encoded by the coding sequence ATGAAACAGTTCTTCAAATTCATGTTCGCATCGATGCTTGGGTTCTTTTTGACCAGCATTATTTTGTTGTTCGTTTTTATCGGGATGCTAAGTTCACTGGCATCTTTTTCCAAAAAGGAAGCCGTGTTACTAACGCCAAACTCGGTTTTACACTTGAACCTCACCAATGAGATCGTTGACCGGGGTGGTGGCAATCCCTTTGAGTCTTTTGACCCCATGAGTTTTCAGCCGAGGCCTGCCACAGGGCTCAACGACCTGATCAAGAACCTGAAAAAGGCCAAAAATGATCCGAATATCGACGGCATTTTCCTTGATCTCACCCTGTTGCAAACAGGATGGAGCACCATTGATGAGATCAGGCAAAGCCTGCTTGATTTTAAGGAATCAGGAAAGTTTATTGTAGCCTATGGCGAGACCTACACCCAGAACGCCTATTACCTGGGCTCGGTGGCCGACAAGGTTTATCTTCATCCTGAAGGGGCCATTGACTTCAGAGGGATGAACTCTGAACTGGTATTTTTCAAAAACATGCTCGAGAAACTGGGCATAGAGCCCCAGGTTATTCGTCACGGGAAGTATAAAAGCGCCACAGAGCCTTTCTTCCTGGAAAAGATGAGCCCTGAAAACAGGGAACAGGTTTTGGCATACGTTAGCTCGATTTGGAACAACGTGCTGAAAGGCATCTCCGATAGCCGCGGGCTTACGGTAAACCATCTGAACGATGTGGCCGATGCCTTTAATACCCGCAATGCAGAACTGGCCCTGGAAAATCAAATGATCGACGGCATCATGCACCGCGACGAGGTGCTTGAGGAGTTGCGCGAGCGCCTCGATAAAGAAAAAGCCAGTGACATTGAATTCGTAGAATGGGCCAAATACATGAATGTTCCCGAGAACAAAGACACCAGGCAGCCGAGAAGTGCTGACAAGATCGCGGTCGTGTATGGAATGGGAAATATTATTTCGGGCGAAGGCACCGAGCGCAGCATGGGCTCTGAGCGGATTGCAGAGGCCATTCGTGAAGCACGCCTTGACGAATCGGTGAAAGCCATTGTTTTCCGTATCAATTCGCCGGGCGGGAGCGCCCTGGCTTCCGATGTCATCTTGCGTGAAGTAAAACTGGCCAGCGAGGTCAAGCCCGTCATTGCCTCCATGGGCGATGTTGCCGCCTCCGGCGGTTACTATGTAGCCTGCGGCGCCGATATGATCGTAGCAAGCCCTAACACCATCACAGGCTCCATTGGCGTATTCGGGCTGATCCCCAATATGCAGAATTTCTTTAACAACAAACTAGGCATCACCTTCGACAATGTGAAGACCAATGACTACGCCGACCTGATGACCATTTCACGGCCGTTGACCCTCAATGAACGGGCGATGATCCAGGAAGGTGTTGAACAGGTCTACACCACTTTTATCGGCCACGTGGCTGAAGGCAGGGGCATCCCCGTTGCACAGGTTGACAGCATTGGGCAGGGACGAGTGTGGAGTGGCGCTGAAGCTGTTCAGATCGGCCTGGTGGATGAGTTGGGAGGGTTGAATTATGCCATTGAAAAAGCCGCCGAAAAAGCCGGCCTCGAAAACTACCGCCTGGTGGAATACCCTTCGCGCAAGGACTTCTTCACCCAGATCATGGAAGATCTCGGCCAGATGCAGGAGGTATTTGTCAAGCGAAAACTGGGCGAAGCCTACCAGTATTACAAGCAGGTTGACCAGGTCAACGAAATGACCGGCATCCTGACCCGCATGCCCTATGATGTGGTGATTCGCTAA
- a CDS encoding dihydroorotate dehydrogenase-like protein: MANLKTKYMGLELKNPIILGACNLTFDLEMARNLEEAGIAAIVFKSLFEEQINLESLQMEEDLHEYNERNAEMIKLFPTLKHAGPVEHLEKLKALKQAVSIPVIGSLNCINESTWVEYAVEMEKTGIDALELNFYSPPNDFESKSLALEDEQIKILKAVKAKVKIPVSVKLSPFYTNSLQVVQQMDKAGADAFVLFNRLYQPEINVEKQEMIFPFNLSQVGDYRLSLRFAGLLHKKVKGSICSNSGIFTGQDVVRLLLAGADSVQVVSTIYKNKAGYVKQMLDDLSSWMKDKGYDSVDDFRGKLSNENSQDPYAYQRAQYVDMLMKPFDIMKKYPQV; the protein is encoded by the coding sequence ATGGCAAATTTGAAAACGAAGTATATGGGTTTGGAGCTCAAGAACCCGATTATCCTGGGTGCCTGTAATCTGACCTTTGACCTGGAGATGGCACGCAACCTCGAGGAAGCAGGCATTGCAGCCATAGTGTTCAAGTCCTTGTTTGAGGAGCAGATCAATCTGGAGAGCCTTCAGATGGAGGAAGACCTGCATGAATACAATGAGCGCAATGCAGAAATGATCAAGCTGTTTCCCACCCTGAAACATGCAGGACCTGTCGAGCACCTGGAGAAACTAAAGGCACTGAAGCAGGCCGTCAGCATCCCGGTCATTGGCAGCCTTAACTGCATCAACGAAAGCACCTGGGTGGAGTATGCCGTTGAAATGGAAAAAACGGGTATCGATGCCCTGGAGCTGAACTTTTATTCTCCCCCGAATGATTTTGAATCCAAAAGCCTTGCGCTGGAGGACGAGCAGATTAAGATTCTGAAAGCAGTGAAAGCTAAGGTGAAAATTCCGGTGAGTGTTAAGCTCAGTCCTTTTTACACCAATTCACTGCAGGTGGTTCAGCAAATGGATAAAGCAGGTGCCGACGCCTTTGTATTGTTCAACCGCCTTTATCAGCCCGAGATCAATGTGGAAAAACAGGAAATGATTTTCCCCTTCAACCTGAGCCAGGTGGGCGATTACCGCCTTTCCCTGCGCTTTGCCGGCCTTCTGCACAAAAAGGTGAAAGGCAGTATCTGCAGCAATTCAGGTATCTTTACAGGACAGGATGTGGTCAGGTTATTGCTGGCAGGTGCCGATTCCGTTCAGGTGGTCAGCACCATTTATAAGAACAAAGCCGGCTACGTGAAGCAAATGCTTGATGACCTTTCCAGCTGGATGAAGGATAAAGGTTATGATTCAGTAGATGATTTCCGTGGCAAGCTTTCCAATGAGAACAGCCAGGATCCCTATGCTTATCAGCGTGCCCAGTATGTTGACATGCTGATGAAACCTTTTGATATTATGAAAAAATATCCCCAGGTATAA
- a CDS encoding aldehyde dehydrogenase family protein, protein MESFQIYAGGRFVTTSHELIVSNPFDGRPFAKTWLAGKEEYEQAVEAALEAFQPMKKMSSLGRSRALLHLSQRLSKQEEHFASIIAREAAKPWRYALAEVRRAAQTLLVASEEARRLPKEYLSLDWTPEAAGREGLVKYFPIGPVAGISPFNFPLNLAVHKLGPAIAAGCPIVLKPASSTPLAMLELAKLIDEAELPNGAVSVLPMDRSTGNLLVTDERFKLLSFTGSPAVGWKMKADAGKKKVVLELGGNAGTIVSASANLEHAIKRCLTGGFAYQGQVCIHAQRIFVHQSLFDAFCQKLVEGVSKLNYGDPLSPDTDITAMIDEENAIRVEQWIGEAAAAGAKVLCGGQRQDAFVEPTVITEAGPGMKVYDEEVFGPVVTLHPFKDFEEALRMVNHSRFGLQAGVFTNSIEELDMAFNRLEVGGVIHNDTPIFRTDHMPYGGVKDSGLGREGVKYALLDMLEPRILVRGGPQ, encoded by the coding sequence ATGGAATCATTTCAGATCTATGCAGGAGGCAGGTTTGTAACCACCTCCCATGAACTTATTGTATCCAATCCATTTGATGGCCGTCCGTTTGCCAAAACCTGGCTTGCCGGCAAGGAAGAATATGAACAGGCTGTTGAGGCTGCTTTGGAAGCCTTTCAACCCATGAAGAAGATGAGCTCGCTTGGACGCAGCAGGGCATTGCTCCATCTGTCGCAAAGGCTGTCGAAACAGGAAGAGCACTTTGCCTCAATCATCGCTCGCGAGGCGGCCAAGCCCTGGCGCTATGCCCTTGCAGAAGTGAGGCGGGCCGCACAAACCCTTTTGGTGGCTTCGGAAGAGGCCAGGCGACTGCCCAAAGAATACCTCTCCCTCGACTGGACCCCGGAAGCAGCAGGGCGCGAAGGGCTGGTGAAGTATTTTCCCATAGGACCGGTAGCGGGTATCAGCCCGTTTAACTTTCCCCTGAACCTGGCCGTGCATAAACTAGGCCCTGCCATTGCCGCGGGCTGCCCCATCGTGCTGAAGCCCGCCTCTTCTACCCCTTTAGCTATGCTTGAACTCGCGAAACTTATTGATGAAGCCGAACTTCCGAATGGGGCTGTTTCCGTCTTGCCGATGGACCGTTCGACAGGCAATCTTTTGGTGACCGATGAGCGGTTTAAGTTGTTGTCGTTCACGGGTTCTCCTGCAGTGGGCTGGAAAATGAAAGCCGATGCCGGGAAGAAAAAAGTCGTGCTTGAACTGGGTGGAAATGCCGGCACCATTGTGTCCGCTTCAGCCAATCTTGAGCACGCCATAAAGCGCTGCCTTACCGGTGGCTTTGCCTACCAGGGGCAGGTATGCATACACGCCCAGCGTATCTTTGTGCATCAAAGCCTGTTCGATGCTTTCTGTCAGAAATTAGTGGAGGGCGTCAGCAAACTGAATTACGGGGATCCCCTTTCACCAGATACCGATATCACCGCTATGATCGATGAGGAGAATGCCATCCGCGTTGAACAGTGGATCGGGGAAGCCGCGGCTGCAGGTGCAAAAGTGCTTTGCGGCGGCCAGCGTCAGGACGCTTTTGTCGAACCAACGGTCATTACCGAGGCTGGCCCGGGAATGAAGGTGTATGATGAAGAAGTCTTTGGACCGGTAGTCACTCTGCATCCCTTTAAAGATTTTGAAGAAGCCCTGCGGATGGTTAACCACAGCCGCTTTGGCTTGCAGGCAGGGGTGTTTACCAACAGCATTGAAGAGCTGGATATGGCCTTCAACCGCCTGGAGGTGGGCGGGGTGATTCACAACGACACCCCCATTTTCCGCACCGATCATATGCCTTATGGCGGGGTGAAAGACAGTGGCCTGGGCAGGGAAGGGGTGAAGTATGCCCTGCTCGATATGCTCGAACCCCGCATCCTGGTCAGAGGAGGGCCCCAATAA
- a CDS encoding DUF2892 domain-containing protein — protein sequence MKKNMGTLDKTIRVIIAIAIAILVYTDVITGTLGIVLSIVAIVFLLTSLVGVCPLYMPFGINTCKKEKQA from the coding sequence ATGAAAAAGAATATGGGGACCTTAGACAAGACTATCCGGGTCATTATCGCCATTGCCATTGCCATCCTTGTATACACCGATGTCATTACAGGTACACTCGGCATTGTCTTATCCATTGTAGCAATTGTTTTTCTGCTAACCTCATTGGTAGGGGTTTGCCCGCTTTACATGCCCTTTGGAATTAATACCTGCAAAAAGGAAAAACAGGCTTAA
- a CDS encoding patatin-like phospholipase family protein, with amino-acid sequence MGNNKQKKYKTGLVLSGGGTRGFAHLGALKALKEHNIKPDIIAGVSAGSIVGALYADGEDAEKALKALTSKRLFGFLEFMIPNSGLIKMTGFQKTLRKNLNSENFEELKIPLVVYAVNINKAELIRFEKGDLVSAVTASSSIPVVFPPVEIDGEYYLDGGIINNFPVDLLRDDCETLIGINVNPIGEFKNIKSLKAIAERTFHISMRNQEAEKEKLCDIYIEPENLDQYGLLDISRANEIFELGYKKASEVLEKANR; translated from the coding sequence ATGGGAAACAACAAGCAAAAGAAATACAAAACAGGGCTGGTACTCAGTGGGGGTGGTACCCGTGGGTTTGCCCACCTGGGAGCTTTAAAAGCCCTGAAAGAGCACAACATCAAGCCCGACATCATTGCGGGAGTCAGTGCCGGAAGCATTGTGGGGGCGCTTTATGCCGATGGTGAAGATGCCGAAAAAGCCCTGAAAGCCCTCACAAGTAAGCGATTGTTTGGATTCCTTGAATTTATGATTCCCAACAGCGGCCTGATTAAAATGACAGGATTTCAGAAAACGCTGCGTAAAAACCTCAATTCCGAAAATTTTGAGGAGCTGAAAATCCCCCTGGTGGTTTATGCGGTCAATATAAACAAAGCCGAACTGATCCGTTTCGAAAAGGGTGACCTGGTGAGTGCAGTCACGGCTTCCTCTTCCATTCCCGTGGTTTTTCCACCCGTGGAGATTGACGGGGAATATTACCTGGACGGCGGTATCATCAACAACTTCCCCGTTGACCTCTTACGCGACGATTGTGAAACCCTCATCGGCATCAACGTGAACCCCATTGGTGAGTTTAAGAACATCAAAAGCCTGAAGGCCATTGCCGAGCGAACATTTCACATCTCCATGCGAAACCAGGAGGCTGAAAAGGAGAAACTCTGCGACATCTACATCGAGCCTGAAAATCTGGACCAATATGGTTTACTCGACATTTCAAGGGCAAACGAGATCTTTGAGCTCGGTTATAAAAAGGCTTCAGAGGTACTGGAAAAGGCCAATAGGTAA